A window of Candidatus Acetothermia bacterium genomic DNA:
CTCCTTCCACCGCGGAAGCCACTCCGTCATCCCCCGCTTGAGGTACGCAGAGTCCGTGTACAGGTCCACCTCCGCCGGCTCGCGGAGCGCCCCCAGGGCCTCGATCGCCGCCCGGAGCTCCATCCGGTTGTTCGTCGTCCGCTCCTCGCGGCCGAAGATCTCCTTCCGATGCGACCCGGACACGAGAACCGCCGCCCAGCCCCCGGGGCCGGGGTTCCCAATGCACGCCCCATCCGTGTAGACCCGCACCCTCTTCACAGCCCCGAGGTATAGCCCCCCCGCGCCCCCTGTCGACCCGGAGGGCCTCGACCGAGCCCTGGATCCCGGGTAGGCTCACCCCTGCCATGATCGAGCCCACGTGGGAGGACCTTCGCCGGGCGATCTTCCGCCTGTACGGGGAGGCCCGGTACCGCGAGGCCCTCGCCTACGCCCGACAAGCGGCAGCGCGGTTCCCGGAGCACGAGGCCCGCACCGCCTACTGGACCGCGTGCTTCCTGTGCCGGGTCGGGGAGCCGGAGGAGGCCCTCCGCACCCTGGAGGAAGCCCACGCCCGCGGGCACTGGTGGGGGGAGGGGCTCCTCACGAAGGACCCCGACCTTGAGCCCCTGCGGGCGCACCCCGGCTTCGATCGCGTCCTGGCCAGCTGCCGGGAGTCCCAGCGCCGCGCCCAGGCCACCGCCCAG
This region includes:
- the rnhA gene encoding ribonuclease HI, which produces MKRVRVYTDGACIGNPGPGGWAAVLVSGSHRKEIFGREERTTNNRMELRAAIEALGALREPAEVDLYTDSAYLKRGMTEWLPRWKELGWRRREGRRLVPVANEDLWRELDRLVGVHRVRFHWLAGHAGDPENERADTLARAAAEGREEAG